Proteins from a single region of Hyphomicrobiales bacterium:
- the scpB gene encoding SMC-Scp complex subunit ScpB, with protein sequence MSDDNETDGNETGDAAAQQENGQQSESGVVIPFQAADEEPLSDDQRHNLRIVEAIVFASAEPITSIAIQNRLPDGTDVAALLNELQRQFKGRGVSLVQVAGGWAFRTADDLSFLLQREATETRKLSRAALETLAIIAYHQPVTRAEIEEVRGVSISKGTLDVLMETGWIRMRGRRRAPGRPVTYGSTAAFLDHFMLDGVQDLPGLDEIKGAGLLDSAMPSNFQIPLPNDEDALQDDEDPLEDDDDLLMMADLIAEDEKA encoded by the coding sequence ATGTCTGATGACAATGAAACTGACGGCAATGAAACTGGCGACGCAGCAGCCCAGCAAGAGAACGGGCAGCAGAGCGAAAGTGGCGTGGTTATTCCGTTTCAAGCGGCTGATGAGGAGCCTTTGTCAGATGATCAGCGCCATAATTTGCGGATTGTTGAAGCCATTGTATTTGCCTCAGCCGAACCGATTACGTCGATTGCCATTCAAAACCGATTGCCAGATGGGACCGATGTCGCGGCTCTTTTAAATGAACTTCAGCGCCAATTTAAAGGGCGAGGGGTGTCTTTGGTTCAGGTTGCTGGTGGTTGGGCTTTCCGAACGGCTGATGATCTTTCATTCTTGTTGCAGCGCGAGGCAACGGAAACACGCAAGCTCTCTCGTGCTGCCTTAGAAACTCTAGCTATTATCGCCTATCACCAACCCGTAACGCGTGCAGAAATTGAAGAAGTGCGCGGTGTTTCGATCAGTAAAGGCACGCTTGATGTGTTGATGGAAACAGGATGGATCAGAATGCGTGGCCGCCGTCGTGCGCCGGGTCGTCCGGTGACTTATGGCTCTACCGCTGCCTTTCTTGATCATTTCATGCTGGATGGTGTGCAAGACCTACCGGGCCTCGATGAAATCAAAGGTGCAGGCTTGCTCGACAGTGCCATGCCGTCAAATTTCCAAATTCCGCTGCCAAATGATGAAGACGCTTTGCAAGATGATGAAGACCCGTTGGAAGATGATGACGATCTTCTCATGATGGCGGACTTGATTGCAGAGGACGAAAAGGCGTAG
- a CDS encoding ScpA family protein: MSDNVSIWEEDDKRINANGEPLVVDVDGFEGPLDLLLSLARTQKVDLAKISILKLAEQYLSFIDKLRDMRLELAADYLVMAAWLAFLKSKLLLPEPEAEEEENAEDLAQMLAFRLKRLEAMRKAATSLMNRNRLGREVFARGDPEPVHVVKKSEFSATLYDLLTAYAMQRQRQSVSTVQMTKRTVWSLQEAREALQRLVGVSEEWARLDKFLFEYLVDPEQRTTAMASSFSASLELVREGHLEIRQSGAFEPIYMRAGEKKKDEQNV, translated from the coding sequence ATGTCTGACAATGTAAGCATTTGGGAAGAAGATGATAAGCGCATCAACGCGAATGGCGAGCCATTGGTTGTTGATGTTGATGGCTTTGAGGGCCCGCTTGATTTGCTCTTATCGCTTGCCCGTACCCAAAAAGTAGATCTCGCCAAAATTTCGATTTTGAAGCTGGCAGAGCAATATCTTTCCTTTATCGACAAATTGCGAGATATGCGCCTTGAATTGGCGGCTGATTACCTTGTTATGGCCGCTTGGCTGGCGTTTTTGAAATCTAAGCTCTTGTTGCCAGAACCAGAGGCAGAAGAAGAGGAAAATGCAGAAGACTTGGCGCAAATGTTGGCGTTTCGGCTTAAGCGGCTGGAGGCTATGCGTAAAGCAGCAACATCCTTGATGAACCGCAACAGGCTAGGTCGTGAAGTTTTTGCCCGTGGCGACCCTGAACCTGTCCATGTCGTCAAAAAATCAGAATTTTCGGCTACGCTTTATGATCTGCTGACAGCTTATGCGATGCAGCGCCAGCGCCAATCTGTTTCGACCGTACAAATGACAAAGCGCACAGTTTGGTCCTTGCAAGAAGCGCGCGAAGCCTTGCAACGCCTTGTCGGTGTGAGCGAAGAATGGGCGCGGCTTGATAAATTTCTATTCGAATATCTGGTGGACCCCGAACAGCGTACTACCGCCATGGCCTCAAGTTTCTCTGCAAGCTTAGAATTGGTCCGTGAAGGACACCTTGAAATTCGCCAATCTGGCGCTTTTGAGCCAATTTATATGCGTGCTGGCGAGAAGAAAAAGGATGAGCAAAATGTCTGA
- the nagZ gene encoding beta-N-acetylhexosaminidase — MAQQKAFIAGCAGLTLSADEKQFFANERPWGFILFKRNCESKAQISDLCAALREAANAPQAPIFIDQEGGRVQRLQPPIWPKYPTGQTFADLYAKDEAVGERAVYLAARLIAHDLIEIGVDADCLPVLDVPVPGAHDVIGDRAYGRDPRIISHLGGLAADALVDGGVLPVIKHIPGHGRAGVDSHLELPRVDASRHDLETIDFAPFKALAHLPMAMTAHVVYEALDASAPCSTSPSVISEIIRDFIGFDGLLMSDDVSMNALHGEISDRTAACFAGGCDFVLHCNGKFDEMQQVAVNTPELEGKAAIRGDKALAWRKKPSSFDAKAGLSELEAIVSTL; from the coding sequence ATGGCGCAACAAAAAGCCTTTATCGCGGGTTGTGCTGGGTTAACACTCAGCGCTGACGAGAAGCAGTTTTTCGCGAATGAACGCCCATGGGGCTTTATTCTGTTCAAGCGCAATTGTGAGAGCAAGGCGCAAATTTCTGATCTTTGTGCTGCACTCAGAGAGGCTGCTAACGCTCCGCAAGCGCCGATTTTTATTGATCAAGAAGGTGGCCGTGTTCAACGGTTACAACCACCTATTTGGCCGAAATACCCGACAGGACAAACCTTCGCAGATCTTTATGCTAAGGATGAAGCAGTTGGCGAACGGGCAGTCTACTTGGCAGCCCGCTTGATTGCTCATGATTTGATTGAAATCGGGGTTGATGCTGATTGTCTGCCCGTTTTGGATGTGCCGGTTCCCGGTGCCCATGATGTGATTGGCGACAGGGCTTATGGCCGTGACCCGCGCATTATTTCCCATCTTGGTGGGCTTGCTGCTGATGCCTTGGTGGATGGCGGTGTTTTGCCCGTGATTAAGCACATACCGGGCCATGGTCGTGCTGGTGTTGACAGTCATTTGGAGCTTCCACGCGTGGATGCCTCGCGCCACGACCTTGAAACCATCGATTTTGCCCCGTTTAAGGCTTTGGCTCATCTGCCAATGGCAATGACGGCTCATGTTGTCTATGAGGCGCTGGATGCGTCTGCCCCTTGTTCAACGTCACCGAGCGTTATTTCGGAAATAATTCGCGATTTTATAGGGTTTGACGGGCTTTTAATGTCCGATGACGTGTCAATGAACGCACTTCATGGGGAAATCAGCGACAGAACGGCGGCTTGCTTTGCAGGAGGCTGCGATTTTGTGCTTCATTGTAACGGTAAGTTCGATGAGATGCAGCAAGTGGCGGTTAACACGCCGGAACTTGAAGGAAAAGCGGCAATACGCGGGGACAAAGCCCTTGCATGGCGCAAAAAACCATCAAGTTTTGACGCGAAGGCCGGTTTGAGCGAATTGGAAGCCATCGTTTCCACCCTTTAA
- a CDS encoding SPOR domain-containing protein yields the protein MSKSSGDTKTTAPLAESDPLAELAKLVSAGSVFGNVSDDATGEAMGDPSFEPSVAQGADSEMGLTAPATEALNVSNASTLDFDAELGAQLEAELVSELYESEAPVVAEPQVEAPVAPDVADIDEKISSALDEALNLEGFVSEAPVEAAVEAALPEAAVPEPVQEVAVDAPEIEPQINFESFEAEISAAAASGFPSVDVPTPSADFATDAPSAPAVDPMVAALEAPGFDASVIPSALPTGDVDPLDNIQFETAEDEFVADYENDNKSNGKGMLAIAAVLLVALVGGAGAYFIGAFGGGSDDPVVVAADNQPVRVKPDDPGGRKIPNQDSTVYNTLDGEEKDQTQESRLVVRSEEPEVGDSDRPRVISPNSRIRDVSATVPPSGPRTVKTVIVRPDGTLVRPEADDTAAASSPSETSLVDASETVANAAGQEVASAGEELTPRAVSTEALSSDAENASAEAPATSQETVQVAALPPIPRANNIRNRSTAAQAQPTQLTPTTRAPAATSSTPAANSGDYVVQLSAQRSDEAARTNFRRLQQRYSVLANYSLNVQRADLGDRGVYHRVRVGPFARSAANSVCERVKSQGGDCIVRRQ from the coding sequence ATGTCAAAATCGTCAGGGGATACAAAAACAACAGCGCCGCTCGCGGAAAGTGATCCGTTAGCTGAATTGGCAAAGCTTGTTAGCGCTGGCAGTGTTTTTGGAAATGTGTCAGATGATGCCACAGGCGAAGCTATGGGTGATCCGTCGTTTGAGCCCTCTGTCGCGCAAGGTGCGGATAGTGAGATGGGTCTCACGGCACCTGCAACAGAAGCCCTTAATGTATCCAATGCCTCAACATTAGATTTTGACGCAGAGCTTGGCGCTCAGTTAGAAGCAGAACTTGTGAGCGAGCTTTATGAAAGCGAAGCGCCGGTTGTTGCTGAACCACAGGTTGAAGCACCCGTAGCTCCTGACGTTGCCGACATTGATGAAAAAATATCCAGTGCTCTCGATGAAGCATTGAACCTAGAGGGTTTTGTTTCTGAAGCGCCAGTTGAGGCTGCAGTTGAAGCAGCTTTACCTGAGGCGGCCGTACCGGAACCAGTTCAAGAAGTTGCGGTTGATGCGCCCGAAATAGAACCCCAAATCAATTTTGAGAGCTTTGAAGCAGAAATTTCTGCCGCAGCGGCGTCCGGTTTCCCATCTGTTGATGTGCCAACGCCAAGTGCTGATTTTGCAACAGATGCCCCAAGCGCTCCGGCTGTAGATCCAATGGTTGCAGCTTTAGAGGCCCCAGGTTTTGATGCTAGCGTTATTCCGTCGGCCTTACCAACGGGTGATGTTGATCCGCTTGATAATATCCAGTTTGAAACAGCTGAAGACGAATTTGTTGCTGACTATGAAAACGACAACAAATCAAACGGCAAAGGCATGCTTGCCATTGCGGCGGTCTTGCTTGTGGCACTGGTTGGCGGAGCAGGGGCTTATTTTATCGGCGCATTTGGTGGTGGTTCCGACGACCCTGTTGTTGTTGCTGCTGACAATCAACCTGTACGTGTTAAACCTGATGATCCAGGTGGGCGCAAAATTCCAAACCAAGACAGCACCGTTTACAATACGCTAGATGGCGAAGAAAAAGACCAGACTCAAGAAAGCCGCCTTGTTGTGCGCAGTGAAGAGCCTGAAGTTGGAGATAGCGACCGTCCGCGCGTGATTTCACCGAATTCTCGCATTAGAGATGTCAGCGCGACTGTGCCGCCAAGTGGTCCTAGAACTGTTAAAACTGTGATTGTTCGCCCAGATGGCACATTGGTCCGCCCAGAAGCTGACGATACTGCTGCTGCTTCATCACCGTCTGAGACGTCTCTTGTTGATGCCTCTGAAACTGTTGCAAATGCGGCAGGGCAAGAAGTTGCATCAGCAGGTGAAGAACTTACGCCACGCGCTGTAAGCACAGAGGCTTTGTCGTCCGATGCAGAAAATGCAAGCGCTGAGGCACCTGCAACATCGCAAGAAACTGTACAAGTTGCAGCATTGCCGCCAATTCCTCGCGCCAATAACATCCGCAACCGTTCTACCGCTGCACAGGCTCAGCCAACACAACTAACCCCGACAACTCGGGCACCTGCAGCAACGTCAAGCACGCCTGCTGCGAATTCTGGTGACTATGTGGTTCAGCTTTCAGCACAGCGCTCTGATGAAGCCGCAAGAACGAACTTCCGTCGATTGCAACAGCGTTATTCGGTTCTAGCGAACTATTCGTTGAATGTGCAGCGGGCTGATCTTGGTGATCGTGGCGTTTATCACCGTGTACGCGTTGGGCCATTTGCACGAAGTGCGGCTAATTCCGTATGTGAGCGCGTGAAATCGCAAGGTGGCGATTGTATCGTTCGTCGTCAGTAA
- the argS gene encoding arginine--tRNA ligase encodes MNIFSLFTDRVVEATKALNLDGVDWAAVDFSRVVVEPPRDASHGDLASNVAMVLAKGLGLKPRDFAEQIKQGLEADTDIAAVEIAGPGFINIRLHAAFWTKHLGAILDAGKSYGANYVAKPLKVNVEYVSANPTGPMHVGHCRGAVVGDAIANLLSFAGHKVTKEYYTNDAGGQIGVLAKSVYLRYCEVLGEDIGEIPEGLYPGEYLKPVAAELAAEYGETLKAMPEDERLSIISDTAIDAMMDLIRADLALLNVRHDVFFSERSLHKKVGDAENRIDDTLNKLTERGLVYEGTLPPPKGQLPEDWEDRPQTLLRATDFGDDIDRPLKKSDGAYTYFAADVAYFRDKFERGFEEMLFILGADHGGYVKRLGAVANAIAGDKAELKVLLCQLVRLLRDGEPVKMGKRTGNLITLRDVVDEVGADAVRFMMLYRKNDAPLDFDFAKVTEQSKDNPVFYVQYAHARTHSVFKMAAERTDLTESDWRNVSQDVIDKLVDQSEIALIQKMAAFPRILETSVEAKEPHRLAFYLFELASSFHSHWNIGKDRPELRFINDKDRQLTCARLAMVAAVSDVIAAGLSIIGVSAPNEMR; translated from the coding sequence ATGAATATTTTTAGCCTGTTCACCGATCGGGTCGTTGAAGCCACTAAAGCGCTTAATCTTGATGGCGTTGATTGGGCTGCTGTTGATTTCTCTCGCGTTGTCGTAGAGCCGCCGCGTGATGCTTCTCACGGTGATTTGGCCAGCAATGTTGCGATGGTGCTGGCAAAAGGTTTGGGCCTGAAGCCGCGTGATTTTGCTGAACAAATCAAACAAGGCCTTGAAGCAGATACTGACATTGCAGCAGTAGAAATTGCCGGACCGGGTTTTATCAATATCCGGCTTCATGCGGCGTTTTGGACCAAGCATTTGGGCGCGATATTGGATGCAGGCAAGTCCTATGGCGCCAACTATGTTGCTAAACCGCTTAAAGTGAATGTTGAGTATGTCTCTGCAAACCCAACAGGCCCAATGCATGTAGGCCATTGTCGCGGTGCGGTTGTGGGGGATGCGATTGCGAACCTCTTGTCCTTCGCAGGCCATAAGGTCACCAAAGAATATTACACCAATGATGCAGGCGGTCAGATCGGCGTTTTGGCAAAGTCTGTCTATCTCAGATATTGCGAAGTCTTGGGCGAAGACATTGGTGAGATCCCAGAAGGACTTTATCCTGGTGAATATCTGAAACCAGTTGCTGCTGAATTGGCGGCTGAATACGGCGAAACGCTTAAGGCGATGCCGGAAGATGAGCGCCTTTCAATCATTTCTGATACGGCAATCGACGCAATGATGGACTTGATCCGCGCTGATTTGGCCCTTTTGAATGTGCGCCATGATGTGTTCTTCTCTGAACGTTCACTGCACAAGAAGGTGGGCGATGCAGAAAACCGGATTGATGACACGCTCAACAAGCTCACAGAGCGCGGTCTGGTCTATGAAGGCACTTTGCCACCACCAAAAGGGCAATTACCTGAAGATTGGGAAGATCGGCCACAGACCTTGCTGCGCGCAACTGATTTTGGTGACGACATTGACCGTCCACTTAAGAAATCGGATGGCGCGTATACCTATTTTGCCGCTGACGTCGCTTATTTCCGTGATAAATTTGAACGCGGTTTTGAAGAAATGCTCTTCATCTTGGGCGCGGACCATGGTGGCTATGTGAAGCGCTTAGGCGCTGTTGCAAATGCCATTGCGGGTGATAAAGCCGAACTGAAAGTGCTGCTTTGCCAACTCGTTCGCTTGTTGCGCGATGGTGAACCAGTGAAAATGGGTAAGCGGACGGGCAATCTCATCACGTTGCGCGATGTGGTGGATGAAGTGGGTGCTGATGCGGTTCGTTTCATGATGTTATACCGCAAAAACGATGCGCCGCTTGATTTCGATTTTGCCAAAGTGACCGAGCAATCGAAGGATAACCCTGTTTTTTATGTGCAATATGCCCATGCAAGAACACATTCTGTGTTTAAGATGGCGGCAGAACGTACCGATTTGACGGAAAGTGACTGGCGAAATGTGTCTCAAGACGTGATTGACAAGCTTGTCGATCAAAGCGAAATTGCGCTTATTCAAAAAATGGCCGCATTTCCGAGGATTTTAGAGACGTCGGTAGAGGCAAAAGAGCCCCATAGGTTGGCTTTTTATCTGTTTGAACTCGCCAGTTCCTTCCATAGTCATTGGAATATCGGTAAGGATCGTCCAGAATTACGCTTTATTAATGATAAAGACCGACAATTGACCTGTGCACGGCTCGCGATGGTTGCAGCAGTAAGTGATGTGATCGCAGCGGGTTTATCGATTATCGGTGTTTCTGCGCCGAATGAAATGCGTTAG
- a CDS encoding deoxyguanosinetriphosphate triphosphohydrolase, which produces MACQTSITSKIGFGGEGRALAACNPAETKGRLVAEPSSPTRTDFQRDRDRIVHSTAFRRLKHKTQVFIYHEGDHFRTRLTHTIEVAQIARAIARALRLDEDLAEALALAHDLGHTPFGHAGEDGLDHMMSPYGGFEHNAQTLRLVTELERRYAEFDGLNLSWETLEGIVKHNGPLLNSEGKPTKRYEENGIPDGIAKYNTRHDLKLDGHASLEAQAAAIADDIAYNAHDIDDALRGGVFQLGDLSDVPLAGEILVDVRKRYPNLDRTRTTHELIRRLITRMIEDVIHTATKNIENSGLKSVDDVRQFGETLVGFSTAMGNAERGIKRFLFNRMYHTPELLRVRINAELMVADLFELYFERPNEMSNDWANDIAKTGDDEIARARQVCDYVAGMTDRFAVQEHRRLFDVTPDLR; this is translated from the coding sequence ATGGCCTGTCAAACATCGATAACAAGCAAAATAGGTTTTGGAGGGGAAGGGCGCGCTTTGGCTGCCTGCAATCCTGCCGAAACCAAAGGGCGGTTGGTGGCGGAACCGAGTAGCCCTACACGTACGGATTTTCAGCGTGATCGTGACCGCATTGTCCATTCCACGGCATTTCGGCGGCTTAAGCATAAGACGCAGGTGTTTATCTATCACGAAGGTGATCATTTCAGAACACGGCTTACCCACACCATCGAAGTGGCACAAATTGCTCGCGCTATTGCCCGCGCTTTGCGCCTTGATGAGGATTTGGCAGAAGCTTTGGCGTTAGCTCATGATTTGGGGCACACTCCTTTCGGCCATGCGGGGGAAGATGGGTTAGATCATATGATGTCGCCGTATGGTGGCTTTGAACATAATGCTCAAACGCTCCGCTTGGTGACGGAATTAGAACGCCGGTACGCCGAATTTGATGGGCTGAACCTTTCATGGGAAACGCTAGAAGGCATCGTGAAGCACAATGGCCCTTTGCTCAATAGTGAGGGGAAACCAACAAAGCGCTATGAGGAAAATGGCATTCCTGATGGTATCGCCAAATATAATACGCGCCACGACCTCAAACTTGATGGTCACGCGAGCCTTGAAGCCCAAGCCGCTGCGATTGCTGATGATATTGCTTACAATGCACACGATATCGATGACGCTTTGCGTGGTGGTGTGTTCCAATTAGGTGATCTAAGTGATGTTCCTCTTGCTGGAGAGATATTGGTTGACGTTCGAAAGCGTTATCCGAACCTTGATCGAACGCGCACAACGCATGAGCTCATTCGTCGCTTAATCACGCGTATGATTGAGGATGTTATCCATACAGCGACCAAAAACATAGAAAACTCTGGCTTAAAATCAGTTGATGATGTTCGGCAGTTTGGTGAAACTTTGGTCGGATTTTCCACAGCCATGGGCAATGCCGAGCGGGGAATAAAAAGGTTTTTGTTTAACCGCATGTATCATACGCCTGAATTATTGCGGGTTCGCATCAATGCTGAACTTATGGTTGCTGATCTGTTTGAGCTGTATTTTGAACGCCCGAATGAAATGTCGAATGATTGGGCCAATGATATTGCGAAAACAGGCGACGATGAAATCGCCCGCGCGCGGCAGGTGTGTGATTATGTGGCCGGTATGACTGACCGTTTTGCCGTGCAAGAGCATCGCCGATTATTTGACGTTACACCAGATTTGCGCTAG
- a CDS encoding iron-sulfur cluster assembly accessory protein — translation MTEPSSSITLSESAAKRISKILSSEADGTALRISVEGGGCSGFSYKYDLDTSEQEGDLVLKREEAVVYIDDVSQPFLEGSEIDFVDDVIGQSFQIKNPNATAACGCGTSFSI, via the coding sequence ATGACAGAACCATCATCTTCTATCACGTTAAGTGAGAGCGCTGCGAAGCGTATCAGCAAAATTTTAAGCTCAGAAGCCGATGGAACAGCCTTGCGTATAAGCGTTGAAGGTGGCGGTTGTTCAGGGTTTTCATATAAATACGACCTCGACACATCAGAACAAGAAGGCGACCTCGTTTTAAAACGGGAAGAAGCCGTGGTTTACATCGACGATGTTTCCCAGCCTTTCTTAGAAGGATCAGAGATTGATTTCGTTGATGATGTGATAGGCCAAAGCTTTCAAATCAAAAACCCGAATGCCACAGCCGCCTGCGGTTGCGGCACCAGCTTCTCTATTTAG
- the xth gene encoding exodeoxyribonuclease III, whose translation MKIATWNINGIKARIETVEAWLKEADPDIACFQEIKSVDENFPRERLEALGYNVETHGQKGFNGVAILSKLPFEEVNRRLPGDESDEQARFIEGVFSTDNGPLRVGCLYLPNGNPVDTEKYPYKLAWMKRLEDWAIDRMALEEPFILAGDYNVIPEPIDCHNPKAWEGDALYRPETNEAYNRLLNLGFTEAIRSVTDEEAYTFWDYQAGAWNKNNGIRIDHLLLSPEAALHLKDAAIDKHTRGWEKPSDHVPVWITYG comes from the coding sequence ATGAAAATTGCGACTTGGAACATCAACGGCATTAAAGCCCGTATTGAAACTGTTGAAGCGTGGCTGAAAGAAGCTGACCCTGATATTGCCTGTTTTCAGGAAATCAAAAGCGTTGATGAAAATTTCCCCCGTGAGCGGCTAGAAGCACTCGGCTACAACGTCGAAACCCACGGCCAAAAAGGCTTCAACGGCGTTGCAATCCTCTCTAAGCTTCCCTTTGAAGAAGTAAACCGCCGCCTCCCTGGTGATGAAAGCGACGAACAAGCTCGCTTCATTGAAGGTGTCTTTTCAACAGACAATGGCCCTTTACGCGTTGGCTGCCTCTATCTACCAAACGGCAATCCTGTCGACACAGAGAAATACCCTTACAAACTTGCATGGATGAAGCGCTTAGAAGACTGGGCAATCGACCGCATGGCGCTCGAAGAACCGTTCATCTTGGCAGGTGATTATAACGTGATCCCAGAGCCGATTGATTGCCACAACCCAAAAGCATGGGAAGGCGACGCGCTCTATCGGCCTGAGACGAACGAAGCCTACAATCGACTGTTGAACTTAGGTTTCACCGAAGCGATTCGCTCTGTGACAGATGAAGAAGCCTACACATTCTGGGATTATCAAGCAGGCGCTTGGAATAAGAACAACGGCATCCGAATTGATCACCTCTTGCTGTCACCAGAAGCCGCCTTACACCTGAAAGATGCGGCGATAGACAAGCATACCCGTGGATGGGAAAAGCCTTCAGACCATGTGCCTGTGTGGATTACTTACGGTTAG
- a CDS encoding sel1 repeat family protein, with protein MRINREYIKGFGTSFTALAVVGAMVATALVSEPALAQSSVDNDSPFQFHDLDSGTDENLSFDAEKVDSASVKALEFAAEEGDEIAMWQLGRHYSVVAKGEGNHLRAFEMFSRLVRTQGQRTPYSDKAPFTAHALVSLGSYYRKGIPDTYVSRNSDLAWSMFMTAATSYGDPRAQYSLFQMCDSELTDRCSQVQAGRWLKRSAVNGEINAQARFGYRLFEGEKGVRRDKVAGLTWLTIARERAHVARHAQVFDLHERAFSLASAEERSEARIRAEKWMQRKCGNVLTC; from the coding sequence ATGCGTATCAATCGCGAGTATATTAAAGGTTTTGGAACTAGCTTCACCGCTCTTGCGGTGGTTGGGGCGATGGTGGCGACTGCACTGGTGTCAGAACCAGCACTCGCTCAGTCATCGGTCGACAACGATAGCCCGTTCCAATTCCATGATCTCGATTCTGGCACAGATGAGAATTTGTCGTTTGATGCCGAGAAGGTTGATTCTGCTTCTGTAAAAGCCCTCGAGTTTGCAGCAGAAGAAGGCGACGAGATTGCTATGTGGCAATTGGGCCGCCATTATTCTGTTGTCGCTAAAGGCGAAGGCAATCACCTACGTGCGTTTGAAATGTTCTCACGTTTGGTGCGTACACAAGGCCAGCGGACGCCTTATTCGGATAAGGCGCCGTTCACGGCCCATGCTTTGGTATCGCTCGGATCGTACTACCGCAAAGGCATTCCAGACACCTATGTGTCGCGCAATTCTGATCTGGCATGGTCCATGTTTATGACAGCAGCCACTTCTTATGGCGACCCTAGAGCGCAGTATTCTCTGTTTCAAATGTGTGACAGCGAATTGACGGATCGTTGTTCGCAAGTGCAAGCAGGACGTTGGCTTAAGCGGTCTGCAGTCAATGGTGAAATTAACGCACAAGCTCGTTTCGGTTATCGCCTATTTGAAGGCGAAAAAGGTGTGCGTCGCGATAAGGTTGCTGGTCTAACATGGCTGACAATTGCCCGCGAACGGGCTCATGTGGCACGCCACGCGCAGGTGTTTGATCTTCACGAACGCGCATTCTCACTGGCAAGCGCCGAAGAGCGCAGCGAAGCCCGCATTCGCGCGGAAAAATGGATGCAAAGAAAGTGCGGAAACGTGCTGACGTGCTAA